One window from the genome of Deltaproteobacteria bacterium encodes:
- a CDS encoding acyl-CoA synthetase, giving the protein VDRKKDMIKTGGENVASREVEEVLYRYPDIEEAAVIGLPDPKWIEIVAAVVVPKKGKTIKEKDLIAHCKEHLAGFKCPKKVLVVDRLPKNPSGKILKRELKEEFGK; this is encoded by the coding sequence TCGTGGACCGCAAGAAGGACATGATCAAGACCGGCGGCGAGAACGTGGCGTCGCGCGAGGTCGAGGAGGTCCTGTACCGGTATCCGGATATCGAAGAGGCGGCGGTCATTGGTCTGCCCGATCCGAAATGGATCGAGATCGTGGCGGCCGTGGTGGTGCCGAAAAAGGGGAAAACGATCAAAGAAAAGGATCTGATCGCTCACTGCAAGGAGCATCTGGCGGGGTTCAAATGCCCGAAGAAGGTCCTCGTCGTGGACCGGCTCCCCAAGAATCCCTCGGGGAAGATACTCAAGCGGGAGCTGAAGGAAGAGTTCGGGAAATAG